The Kutzneria kofuensis genome has a window encoding:
- a CDS encoding ester cyclase — protein sequence MPDSVELVESFWDRVWNAHDPDAVDDFVVEDFVITNAGTRIEGRENFKAWIRAFLDQVHDLELEVVETFQNQDGSRVASRWKVHGRNNGVLGTEPDGRRISFSGTAVWEIEDGRLVHNHVERASWELYQRLTTA from the coding sequence ATGCCGGACTCGGTCGAGCTGGTCGAGTCGTTCTGGGACCGGGTCTGGAACGCGCACGACCCGGACGCCGTCGACGACTTCGTGGTCGAGGACTTCGTCATCACCAACGCCGGCACCCGCATCGAGGGCCGGGAGAACTTCAAGGCCTGGATCCGCGCGTTCCTCGACCAGGTGCACGACCTCGAGCTGGAGGTCGTCGAGACGTTCCAGAACCAGGACGGCAGCCGGGTGGCGTCGCGATGGAAGGTCCACGGCCGCAACAACGGCGTGCTCGGGACCGAGCCGGACGGCCGCCGGATCTCCTTCAGCGGCACGGCGGTGTGGGAGATCGAGGACGGCAGGCTGGTGCACAACCACGTCGAGCGCGCCTCGTGGGAGCTGTACCAGCGCCTGACCACGGCCTGA
- a CDS encoding DUF2231 domain-containing protein, translating to MASELQQAKRPVSAALAGPYGHPFHPILVTVPIGSWVAALVFDIASRFVAGPGFLAEGSLWLIAIGVLGALAAAMIGFLDLFAIPTGTPAFRTGLVHMALNLAVTVGYVGNFLWRRATLDATGPVPLGPLLLAAVCLIALAVSGYLGGKLAYHYGVRVADEATQADGFRH from the coding sequence ATGGCCAGCGAGCTTCAGCAGGCGAAACGTCCGGTCAGCGCGGCGCTGGCCGGGCCGTACGGGCACCCGTTCCACCCGATCCTGGTCACGGTGCCGATCGGCAGCTGGGTGGCGGCCCTGGTCTTCGACATCGCGTCGCGGTTCGTGGCCGGGCCCGGATTCCTGGCCGAGGGGTCGCTGTGGCTGATCGCCATCGGCGTGCTCGGCGCGCTGGCCGCGGCGATGATCGGCTTCCTGGACCTGTTCGCGATCCCGACCGGCACGCCGGCGTTTCGCACCGGGCTGGTGCACATGGCCCTGAACCTGGCGGTGACCGTCGGCTACGTCGGGAACTTCCTGTGGCGACGGGCGACCCTCGACGCCACGGGTCCGGTCCCGCTCGGGCCGCTGCTGCTGGCCGCGGTCTGCCTGATCGCCCTGGCCGTGTCCGGCTACCTCGGCGGCAAGCTCGCCTACCACTACGGCGTGCGCGTCGCCGACGAGGCCACGCAGGCCGACGGCTTCCGCCACTGA
- a CDS encoding TetR/AcrR family transcriptional regulator, translating to MAGVRQFDERVALGRALEVFVERGFRATSMLDLAAGTGVQRGSLYHAYGGKEEIFLRAFGEHTGRFLAGAAAALDQPTKRAALLAFFNYCIDTFTAGSPARGCLSTRTAVEAATESPKAEAAVRALLDQLETLVHDALSTVDDGVESPVDLRAAARLVVTTTRGLAVMERAQYEPDELRTIAETLVTSLFGT from the coding sequence ATGGCGGGTGTACGGCAGTTCGACGAGCGGGTGGCCCTCGGCCGCGCGCTCGAAGTGTTCGTCGAACGCGGCTTCCGGGCGACCTCGATGCTCGACCTCGCCGCCGGCACGGGCGTCCAGCGCGGCTCGCTCTACCACGCGTACGGCGGCAAGGAGGAGATCTTCCTGCGCGCCTTCGGCGAGCACACGGGACGGTTCCTCGCCGGGGCGGCGGCCGCCCTCGATCAGCCGACCAAGCGCGCCGCCCTGCTGGCGTTCTTCAACTACTGCATCGACACCTTCACCGCCGGCTCGCCGGCTCGCGGCTGCCTGTCGACCCGCACCGCCGTCGAGGCGGCGACCGAGTCGCCCAAGGCCGAGGCGGCCGTGCGTGCCCTGCTCGACCAGCTGGAGACCCTGGTCCACGACGCGTTGTCCACAGTGGACGACGGCGTCGAGTCCCCGGTGGACCTGCGCGCGGCGGCGCGCCTGGTCGTCACGACCACCCGCGGCCTGGCGGTGATGGAACGTGCCCAGTACGAGCCGGATGAGCTGCGCACGATCGCGGAAACCCTGGTGACGTCGTTGTTCGGGACCTAG
- a CDS encoding class I SAM-dependent methyltransferase, protein MTDHGLMDFDALHGGGGADLGQDGPRLEVAPWQLDEPQPMIVELADQGEIRGPVLDCGCWVGDNALLLAERGFEVTAVDIAGSAIEQARAKAADRGLDVDFRVADATVLDGVEGGYNTVLDSAMMHCLSDADRQAYLAAAHRVSAPGARLHVLCFPDFVAGAFPMPGSLDEASLRRDIGEHWDIDGMEVRRYTTNMAPDALRDLVPDAAMELAVDDGRGRSLLPIWHITATRR, encoded by the coding sequence ATGACTGATCACGGGTTGATGGACTTCGACGCGCTGCACGGGGGTGGGGGCGCGGACCTCGGCCAGGACGGGCCCCGGCTGGAGGTCGCCCCGTGGCAGCTGGACGAGCCGCAGCCGATGATCGTCGAACTCGCCGACCAGGGGGAGATCCGCGGCCCGGTGCTGGACTGCGGCTGCTGGGTCGGGGACAACGCGTTGTTGCTGGCCGAGCGGGGTTTCGAGGTGACGGCCGTCGACATCGCCGGCTCCGCGATCGAGCAGGCCCGCGCGAAGGCCGCCGACCGTGGTCTGGACGTCGACTTCCGGGTCGCCGACGCCACCGTGCTCGACGGCGTCGAGGGCGGCTACAACACGGTGCTCGACAGCGCCATGATGCACTGCCTCAGCGACGCGGACCGCCAGGCGTATCTCGCCGCCGCGCACCGCGTCAGTGCCCCCGGCGCGCGGCTGCACGTGCTGTGCTTCCCGGACTTCGTCGCCGGCGCGTTTCCCATGCCCGGCAGCCTCGACGAGGCCAGCCTGCGCCGGGACATCGGCGAGCACTGGGACATCGACGGCATGGAGGTTCGCCGCTACACCACCAACATGGCTCCGGACGCGCTGCGGGATCTCGTGCCCGACGCCGCCATGGAGCTCGCCGTCGACGACGGACGGGGCCGGTCGCTGCTGCCGATCTGGCACATCACCGCCACCCGCCGCTGA
- a CDS encoding AfsR/SARP family transcriptional regulator, with the protein MNHLHIGVLGMLQAGVGDTPIAIGGSRQRTILAMLALAPGQVVSVDALVEAVWNGRPPATGRTQVAICVAALRKTVKATGFPDDVIITSAPGYLLRTDNVLIDAVEFAELTAAGETAAEAGDLVEAARCLDAALKLWRGPALTGVSGLSVEIEAARLEELRLTAHEKHAAIRLDLGQHNDLIGELTTLVREHPLREQARAQLMLAQYRAGRRAESLATFRDGQRLSINEFGLELGPALRKMHDAILRDDPMLSAAASRPARTSGSRLRQRVRPAQLPADVQGFTGRADEIAALDRMVDDAGLTIGLITGGAGVGKTGLAVHWAHRVADEFPDGQLFADVSAGAKAVLGGFLRALGVPDDLIHDDVEERAALYRSILRDRQALVVLDNASSFAEIRPLLPGSPQCHVLVTSRGQLYDLLGKHGARQLRLGALAPADAVSLLGSVAGTDRVTADPAAAHQLAELCDRLPLVLRTAGARLAAKPHWSVRHLLDKVADEAHRLDELSGAEHDLRAGFAASCRELTEPEAALFRRLGLLTVPEVSVWIGAALLDTTANRAEKHMERLVDLQLLDVVGTDATGGVRYRQPELIRLYARELCEEHDSRQVRVGACERVFSGWLSMAVDGRRSTGFDGQRLEELLRDPSTLFDVPADAIPSLRAY; encoded by the coding sequence ATGAACCACTTGCACATCGGTGTGCTCGGAATGCTTCAGGCCGGCGTCGGCGACACGCCGATCGCCATCGGGGGGTCGAGGCAGCGCACCATCCTGGCGATGCTGGCCCTCGCCCCGGGCCAGGTCGTCTCCGTCGACGCGCTCGTCGAGGCGGTGTGGAACGGCCGCCCACCGGCCACCGGCCGCACCCAGGTGGCGATCTGCGTCGCCGCGCTGCGCAAGACCGTCAAGGCGACCGGCTTTCCCGATGACGTGATCATCACCAGCGCCCCCGGCTACCTGCTGCGGACCGACAACGTGCTGATCGACGCCGTCGAGTTCGCGGAGCTCACCGCCGCGGGCGAGACCGCCGCCGAGGCCGGCGACCTCGTGGAGGCGGCCAGATGCCTGGACGCTGCCCTGAAGTTGTGGCGGGGACCCGCGCTGACCGGCGTTTCCGGGCTGTCCGTGGAGATCGAGGCCGCGCGGCTGGAGGAGCTGCGGCTCACCGCGCACGAGAAGCACGCCGCGATCCGGCTGGATCTGGGACAGCACAACGACCTCATCGGCGAGCTGACCACACTGGTGCGCGAGCACCCGTTGCGGGAGCAGGCCCGGGCACAGCTCATGCTGGCCCAGTACCGGGCCGGCCGCCGCGCCGAGTCGCTGGCCACCTTCCGGGACGGGCAACGCCTGTCCATCAACGAGTTCGGCCTGGAGCTCGGGCCGGCGCTGCGCAAGATGCACGACGCGATCCTGCGTGACGACCCGATGCTGTCCGCCGCCGCGTCGAGACCGGCCCGCACGTCGGGTTCCCGGCTGCGCCAACGGGTTCGACCGGCGCAGCTGCCGGCGGACGTGCAGGGCTTCACCGGCCGTGCGGACGAGATCGCCGCACTGGACCGCATGGTCGACGACGCCGGGCTGACCATCGGCCTGATCACCGGTGGCGCCGGGGTCGGCAAGACGGGGCTGGCCGTGCACTGGGCGCACCGGGTCGCGGACGAGTTCCCGGACGGGCAACTGTTCGCCGACGTCAGCGCCGGCGCCAAGGCCGTGCTCGGCGGGTTCCTGCGGGCGCTCGGCGTACCCGACGACCTCATCCATGACGACGTCGAGGAGCGGGCGGCGCTCTACCGCAGCATCCTGCGCGACCGGCAAGCCCTTGTGGTGCTTGACAACGCAAGTTCGTTCGCCGAGATCCGCCCGCTGCTGCCCGGCAGCCCGCAGTGCCACGTGCTCGTCACCAGCCGAGGGCAGCTCTACGACCTGCTCGGCAAGCACGGCGCGCGGCAACTCCGGCTCGGCGCGCTGGCGCCGGCCGATGCCGTGTCGCTGCTGGGATCCGTCGCCGGAACCGACCGTGTCACCGCCGATCCCGCCGCCGCGCACCAGCTCGCCGAGCTCTGCGACCGGCTGCCGCTCGTGCTCCGCACCGCGGGGGCGCGGCTGGCCGCCAAGCCGCACTGGTCGGTGCGACACCTGCTGGACAAGGTCGCCGACGAGGCGCACCGGCTCGACGAGCTCAGCGGCGCCGAGCACGACCTGCGCGCCGGCTTCGCCGCCAGTTGCCGGGAATTAACTGAGCCGGAGGCGGCCCTGTTCCGCCGGCTCGGGCTGCTCACCGTGCCCGAGGTGTCGGTGTGGATCGGCGCCGCGCTGCTGGACACCACCGCCAACCGCGCGGAGAAGCACATGGAGCGGCTGGTCGACCTGCAGCTGCTCGACGTCGTCGGCACCGACGCGACCGGCGGCGTGCGCTACCGGCAGCCGGAGCTGATTCGCCTGTACGCCAGGGAACTCTGTGAGGAGCACGACAGCCGACAGGTCCGGGTCGGGGCGTGCGAACGGGTGTTCTCCGGCTGGTTGTCGATGGCCGTCGACGGTCGCCGCAGCACCGGCTTCGACGGGCAGCGGCTGGAGGAACTGCTCCGCGACCCCAGCACGCTGTTCGACGTGCCCGCCGACGCCATCCCCAGCCTGCGGGCCTACTGA
- a CDS encoding cytochrome P450 — protein MSLPYPFGPAVALDLHERFAELRRSDAPVRVTMPYGGDAWLVTRYEQAKLVFADPRFSRAAAAGADVPRSRPGFEPVGNLLAMDPPEHGRIRTLVAKAFTARRVDLLQPRVQQIVDGLVDRLTSAGPPADLAETVAWELPVQVICELLGVPLGERGLVRRCTETIVAVGVTREEVVAARDHLAGLLNSLIAQRQQQPGDDLLTALVAARDEGDRLSDNELLMLGIALLAGGHETTANQIGSFAFQLLSSADRWRTLVERPELVPSAIEELLRFTPLAAVADLPRIAKEDVEIGGQVIRAGDAVLVQLDSANRDDKAFPHAEELDFGRGVNRHLTFGFGVHHCLGAPLARLELRVVLATLVRRLPSLRLAVPAEDIEWRTGQLMRGVRALPVAW, from the coding sequence ATGTCCCTCCCTTACCCCTTCGGCCCGGCGGTGGCGCTGGACCTGCACGAGCGGTTCGCCGAGCTGCGACGGAGCGACGCGCCGGTGCGTGTGACGATGCCGTACGGCGGAGACGCGTGGCTGGTCACGCGGTACGAGCAGGCCAAGCTCGTGTTCGCCGACCCGAGGTTTTCGCGCGCCGCCGCGGCCGGGGCGGACGTGCCGCGGTCGCGGCCGGGCTTCGAGCCGGTGGGCAACCTGCTGGCCATGGACCCGCCGGAACACGGCCGGATCCGAACCCTGGTGGCGAAGGCCTTCACCGCACGGCGGGTCGATCTGCTGCAGCCCCGGGTGCAGCAGATCGTGGACGGGCTGGTCGACCGGTTGACGTCGGCCGGCCCGCCGGCCGATCTCGCCGAGACGGTGGCGTGGGAGCTGCCGGTCCAGGTGATCTGCGAACTGCTCGGCGTCCCGCTCGGAGAACGTGGACTGGTCCGCCGGTGCACGGAAACCATTGTGGCGGTGGGCGTCACGCGGGAGGAGGTGGTCGCGGCCCGCGACCACCTGGCGGGCCTGCTGAATTCGTTGATCGCACAACGACAACAGCAGCCCGGCGACGACCTGCTGACCGCGCTGGTCGCCGCCCGCGACGAGGGGGACCGGCTCTCCGACAACGAACTGCTGATGCTCGGCATCGCGTTGCTGGCCGGCGGCCACGAGACGACCGCCAACCAGATCGGCAGCTTCGCCTTCCAGCTCCTGTCCTCAGCAGATCGCTGGCGGACACTGGTGGAACGGCCGGAGCTGGTCCCGTCGGCGATCGAGGAACTGCTGCGGTTCACGCCGCTGGCCGCCGTCGCGGATCTGCCGCGGATCGCCAAGGAGGACGTGGAGATCGGCGGCCAGGTGATCCGCGCCGGCGACGCGGTGCTCGTCCAGCTGGACTCGGCCAACCGGGACGACAAGGCGTTTCCCCACGCCGAGGAGCTCGACTTCGGCCGCGGCGTGAACCGCCACCTGACGTTCGGTTTCGGCGTCCACCACTGCCTCGGGGCACCGCTGGCGAGGCTCGAACTGCGCGTCGTGCTGGCAACGCTCGTCCGACGGCTGCCGAGCCTGCGCCTCGCGGTGCCCGCCGAGGACATCGAATGGCGTACCGGTCAGTTGATGCGGGGCGTCCGGGCCCTACCCGTGGCCTGGTAG
- a CDS encoding MbtH family protein translates to MTNPFEDNDGSYLVLVNDEGQHSLWPEFVAVPAGWTVANGPASRQDSLDYIERNWTDMRPASLIAAMAE, encoded by the coding sequence ATGACCAACCCGTTCGAGGACAACGACGGCAGCTACCTCGTGCTCGTCAACGACGAGGGCCAGCACTCCCTGTGGCCCGAGTTCGTCGCCGTGCCCGCCGGCTGGACCGTCGCCAACGGCCCCGCGAGCCGCCAGGACAGCCTCGACTACATCGAGCGCAACTGGACCGACATGCGCCCCGCCAGCCTCATCGCCGCCATGGCCGAGTAG
- a CDS encoding non-ribosomal peptide synthetase: MTTPAFDDVLPLTPLQEGMLFHALSGEDDVYNTQLVVRVRGPLDTAALREAAEKLLRRHGNLRAGFRQRKNGQGMQVLHRDVHLPWREIAATESEVDSLLAADRAERFELARPPALRFTVISLGDQEFCVVLTCHHILIDGWSAPLLLGELWTLYGGGTLPPVTPYRNYLAWLAKQDRTAAESAWAKALDGLDGATKVAPELTGTVMPSAIDAELSEQDTAKLLDVNRANGLTLNAGIQGAWAVVLSELTGRDDVVFGAVVSGRPPEVPGIESMVGLFINTVPVRIKIDRTLSPSENYARAQAEQAKLLGHQHLRLADIQRAAGQGEMFDTVTVVLNYPLDEAPPEPIRGVTVTDIAGYDAAHLPLRLTAGTRQGRLQLRLEYRPDAFDEATIRTIADRLTDLVTRDDFGDPLAALDLGSHDTDEVMVEIAEPRTPQEEILCTLFAEILGVDNVRPDADFFALGGQSLSAVKLLSRIRTVFGAELPIRAVFDTPTAAGLATLVAAGGTTRPPVLAAQRPDLVPLSFAQRRLWFLHRMEGPSASYNLTMALHLTGTPDIPALRAAIAKVLARHESLRTVFPDVDGHPYQRVLTNAEVPFEIVDMTPDALPRAAGYAFDLATEIPIRATLARINATEHVLLLLVHHIASDGWSLAPLFRDLSAAYAGEDLPPLRVQYADYTLWQQEVLGADDDPTSVVSGQLEHWRQALAGLPDAIELPTDRPRTAHATLAGDVVEFELDADVQSGIDKLARATGTTAFMILQAALASLLSRLGAGTDIAIGTPVAGRLDEALDDLVGFFVNTLVLRNDLSGDPTFTELLHRVRTTDLAAYANQDVPFERLVEVVNPTRSLTHHPLFQVLLALQNNSGGELELPGLTVRPHEVATGTTRFDLSFVLAEGDGVKGVLEYATDLFDRSTAQSIVHRFVRLVEAVVAAPQTRIGDIGVLTAAELEPLRGADFEHGLTTLPAAFEAQVRRTPSLPAVECGGETLTYAELNERANRLAHKLIAQGARPGEYVAVTLRPSIELIVACLAILKSGAGYVPVDPGYPTERIDFILGDVSPVCVVSSATAEGFPTDDPSVAVQPDDCAYVIYTSGSTGRPKGVVVPHRSLLNLVAEYGRRFGADPARRVLTFVSPSFDVSMSELAQALFFGGCLVIPPAGIEFAEYLAAKDITHATVPAAVLATVEPIELPKLQVLVTGGEPTRPEVIRAWSPGRTFVNAYGPTEATIESTFAVWGDEANPVLIGSPINNVAAYVLDGRLTPVPVGVPGELYLAGAGLARGYLRRPGLTGERFVADPFAANGSRMYRTGDVVRRRADGQLEFVGRSDDQVKVRGLRIELGEVEVALGRHPGVSAAAVAVHDATLVAYVVGDVDAAELRRFVGASLPEYYVPSVFVQLNELPLTPNGKVDRRALPAPEHTATEGRGPRSPREVLLCQLFAEVLKVDTVSIDDNFFDLGGHSLLATQLVSKIGAVLGTQLSIRTLFDAATVAELSAQLDEGDERDPFAMLLPLRAGGDGYPLFCVHPVGGLSWCYSTLLRGLDRDTPVYGLQSRSLSGGQPPETLEELVGDYVDQIRKVQPTGPYHLLGWSMGGHLAHAVAAALRQSGDEVALLAVLDAYPVAPELRRPMSARQVYDDLYGGYVRLGVATGEPPADEASLKAELVRLLGTDEEMRGFDDAQLGRVLAATVANVTVTAHREPPVFDGDLLLVVATEDLREWADPALWTPHVRGVERHEFPATHEQLLHAGHGAAIGRLVATRMSQGEKR; the protein is encoded by the coding sequence ATGACCACCCCCGCGTTCGACGACGTCCTGCCGCTGACACCGCTGCAGGAGGGCATGCTGTTCCACGCCCTGTCCGGCGAGGACGACGTCTACAACACACAGCTGGTCGTGCGGGTGCGCGGCCCGCTGGACACAGCGGCGCTGCGCGAGGCCGCGGAGAAGCTGCTGCGTCGGCACGGCAACCTGCGCGCCGGGTTCCGGCAGCGCAAGAACGGCCAGGGCATGCAGGTGCTGCACCGGGACGTTCACCTGCCGTGGCGCGAGATCGCCGCCACGGAGTCCGAAGTGGACTCCTTGCTCGCCGCCGACCGGGCGGAGCGGTTCGAGCTGGCCAGGCCGCCGGCGCTGCGCTTCACCGTGATCAGCCTGGGCGACCAGGAGTTCTGCGTGGTGCTGACGTGCCACCACATCCTGATCGACGGCTGGTCCGCGCCGCTGCTCCTGGGCGAGCTGTGGACGCTGTACGGCGGCGGCACGCTGCCGCCGGTCACCCCGTACCGGAACTACCTGGCGTGGTTGGCGAAGCAGGATCGGACCGCCGCCGAATCGGCGTGGGCCAAGGCACTGGACGGCCTCGACGGAGCGACGAAGGTCGCCCCGGAGCTGACCGGCACGGTCATGCCGTCCGCAATCGACGCCGAACTGTCCGAACAGGACACAGCGAAGCTCCTCGACGTCAACCGGGCCAACGGTTTGACGCTCAACGCCGGCATCCAGGGCGCCTGGGCGGTCGTGTTGTCGGAGCTGACCGGCCGTGACGACGTGGTGTTCGGCGCCGTGGTGTCCGGTCGCCCGCCGGAGGTGCCGGGTATCGAGTCGATGGTCGGCCTGTTCATCAACACCGTCCCCGTCCGGATCAAGATCGACCGAACGCTGTCGCCGTCCGAGAACTACGCCCGCGCCCAGGCCGAGCAGGCGAAGCTCCTGGGCCACCAGCACCTGCGACTGGCCGACATCCAGCGCGCCGCCGGCCAGGGCGAGATGTTCGACACCGTCACCGTGGTGTTGAACTACCCGCTCGACGAGGCGCCCCCGGAGCCGATCCGGGGCGTCACCGTCACGGACATCGCCGGCTACGACGCCGCGCACCTGCCGCTGCGGCTGACCGCCGGCACCCGCCAGGGCCGCCTGCAGCTGCGGCTGGAATACCGGCCGGACGCCTTCGACGAGGCGACGATCCGCACCATCGCCGACCGACTCACCGACCTGGTGACCAGGGACGACTTCGGCGACCCGCTGGCCGCGCTGGACCTCGGCTCACACGACACCGACGAGGTCATGGTGGAGATCGCCGAGCCGCGCACGCCGCAGGAGGAGATCCTCTGCACGCTGTTCGCGGAGATCCTCGGCGTCGACAACGTCCGCCCGGACGCCGATTTCTTCGCACTCGGCGGCCAGTCGCTGTCGGCGGTGAAGCTGCTCAGCCGGATCCGCACGGTCTTCGGCGCGGAACTTCCGATCCGCGCCGTCTTCGACACGCCGACGGCGGCGGGGCTCGCCACGCTCGTCGCCGCCGGCGGCACCACCCGCCCGCCGGTGCTTGCCGCGCAACGACCCGACCTCGTGCCGCTGTCGTTCGCGCAGCGACGGCTGTGGTTCCTGCACCGCATGGAGGGCCCCAGCGCCTCGTACAACCTGACCATGGCGCTGCACCTGACCGGGACGCCGGACATCCCGGCCCTGCGGGCGGCGATCGCAAAGGTGTTGGCCCGGCACGAAAGCCTGCGGACCGTGTTCCCGGACGTGGACGGCCATCCGTACCAGCGGGTGCTGACCAACGCCGAGGTGCCGTTCGAGATCGTCGACATGACGCCGGACGCGCTGCCCCGGGCCGCCGGCTACGCCTTCGACCTCGCCACCGAGATCCCGATCCGCGCCACGCTGGCCCGGATCAACGCCACCGAGCACGTGCTTCTGCTGCTGGTGCACCACATCGCCAGCGACGGCTGGTCGCTGGCCCCGCTGTTCCGCGACCTGTCCGCCGCGTACGCCGGCGAGGACCTGCCGCCGCTGCGGGTCCAGTACGCCGACTACACGTTGTGGCAGCAGGAAGTTCTCGGCGCGGACGACGACCCGACCAGTGTGGTCTCCGGCCAGCTGGAGCACTGGCGGCAGGCCCTGGCCGGGCTGCCGGACGCCATCGAGCTGCCGACGGACCGCCCCCGCACCGCGCACGCCACCCTCGCCGGCGACGTCGTCGAGTTCGAGCTGGACGCGGACGTGCAGTCCGGCATCGACAAGCTGGCCCGGGCGACCGGAACGACCGCGTTCATGATCCTGCAGGCCGCGCTGGCATCACTGCTCAGCCGGCTCGGCGCGGGCACCGACATCGCCATCGGCACGCCGGTCGCCGGCCGCCTCGACGAGGCCCTCGACGACCTGGTCGGCTTCTTCGTCAACACGTTGGTGCTGCGCAACGACCTGTCCGGCGACCCGACGTTCACCGAGCTGCTGCACCGGGTCCGCACCACCGACCTGGCGGCGTACGCCAACCAGGACGTGCCGTTCGAGCGGCTGGTCGAGGTGGTCAACCCGACCCGCTCGCTGACCCACCACCCGCTGTTCCAGGTCCTGTTGGCGTTGCAGAACAACAGCGGCGGCGAGCTGGAGCTGCCGGGCCTGACCGTTCGCCCGCACGAGGTCGCCACCGGCACCACGCGGTTCGACCTGTCGTTCGTTCTGGCCGAGGGCGACGGCGTCAAGGGCGTGCTGGAGTACGCCACCGACCTGTTCGACCGCTCGACCGCGCAGTCCATTGTGCACCGCTTCGTGCGGCTCGTCGAAGCGGTGGTCGCCGCCCCGCAGACCCGCATCGGTGACATCGGCGTTCTCACCGCCGCCGAGCTGGAGCCGTTGCGGGGAGCGGACTTCGAGCACGGCCTCACCACGCTGCCGGCGGCCTTCGAGGCGCAGGTGCGGCGCACGCCGTCGTTGCCGGCCGTGGAATGCGGCGGCGAAACCCTGACCTATGCGGAGCTCAACGAGCGGGCGAACCGGTTGGCGCACAAGCTGATCGCCCAGGGCGCGCGGCCCGGTGAGTACGTCGCCGTCACGCTCAGGCCGTCGATCGAGCTGATCGTGGCCTGCCTGGCGATCCTCAAGTCCGGCGCCGGCTACGTCCCGGTCGACCCCGGCTACCCGACCGAGCGCATCGACTTCATCCTCGGTGACGTCTCCCCCGTCTGCGTCGTCTCGTCGGCCACGGCCGAAGGCTTCCCCACGGACGATCCGTCCGTCGCGGTCCAACCCGACGACTGCGCGTACGTGATCTACACGTCCGGCTCGACCGGTCGCCCCAAGGGCGTTGTCGTCCCGCACCGGTCGCTGCTCAACCTGGTCGCCGAGTACGGCCGGCGGTTCGGCGCCGATCCGGCCCGCCGGGTGCTGACCTTCGTCTCCCCCAGCTTCGACGTGTCGATGTCCGAGCTGGCGCAGGCCCTGTTCTTCGGCGGCTGCCTGGTGATCCCGCCGGCCGGCATCGAGTTCGCGGAGTACCTGGCGGCCAAGGACATCACGCACGCGACCGTGCCGGCGGCGGTGCTCGCCACCGTGGAGCCGATCGAGCTGCCCAAACTGCAGGTGCTGGTCACCGGCGGCGAGCCCACCCGGCCGGAGGTGATCCGGGCCTGGTCGCCGGGGCGGACGTTCGTCAACGCGTACGGGCCGACCGAGGCGACCATCGAGTCCACCTTCGCGGTCTGGGGCGACGAGGCGAACCCCGTGCTGATCGGCTCCCCGATCAACAACGTCGCCGCGTACGTGCTGGACGGTCGGTTGACGCCGGTCCCGGTCGGCGTGCCCGGCGAGCTGTACCTCGCCGGCGCCGGCCTGGCTCGGGGCTATCTGCGACGCCCCGGGCTGACTGGCGAGCGCTTCGTCGCCGATCCCTTTGCCGCCAACGGCAGCCGCATGTACCGCACCGGCGACGTCGTGCGTCGGCGGGCAGACGGGCAACTGGAGTTCGTCGGACGATCCGACGACCAGGTCAAGGTTCGCGGGCTGCGGATCGAGCTCGGCGAGGTCGAGGTCGCGCTGGGCCGGCACCCCGGTGTTTCCGCGGCTGCCGTCGCCGTCCACGACGCCACGCTGGTGGCCTACGTCGTCGGCGACGTCGATGCGGCCGAGCTGCGGCGATTCGTCGGGGCGTCGCTGCCGGAGTACTACGTGCCCTCGGTGTTCGTGCAGTTGAACGAGCTGCCGCTGACCCCGAACGGCAAGGTGGACCGCCGGGCGTTGCCCGCCCCGGAACACACCGCCACCGAGGGCCGTGGCCCGCGGTCGCCGCGCGAAGTGTTGCTGTGCCAGCTGTTCGCCGAGGTGCTCAAGGTCGACACCGTGTCGATCGACGACAACTTCTTCGACCTCGGCGGGCATTCGCTGCTCGCCACGCAGCTGGTCAGCAAGATCGGCGCGGTGCTCGGCACCCAGCTCAGCATCCGCACCCTGTTCGACGCCGCCACCGTCGCCGAGCTGTCCGCGCAGCTGGACGAGGGCGACGAGCGGGACCCGTTCGCGATGCTGCTGCCGCTGCGGGCCGGCGGTGACGGGTATCCGCTGTTCTGCGTGCACCCCGTCGGTGGCCTGAGCTGGTGCTACTCCACGCTGCTACGCGGGCTGGACCGGGACACGCCGGTGTACGGGCTCCAGTCCCGGTCGCTGTCCGGCGGGCAGCCGCCCGAGACTCTGGAGGAGCTGGTCGGCGACTATGTGGACCAGATCCGCAAGGTGCAGCCGACCGGGCCGTACCACCTGCTCGGCTGGTCCATGGGCGGTCACCTCGCGCACGCCGTGGCCGCCGCGCTCCGGCAGTCCGGCGACGAGGTTGCCCTGCTGGCCGTGCTCGACGCCTACCCCGTCGCGCCCGAGCTGCGCCGTCCCATGTCGGCGCGGCAGGTGTACGACGACCTCTACGGCGGCTACGTCCGTCTCGGCGTCGCCACCGGCGAACCGCCCGCCGACGAGGCGTCACTCAAGGCCGAGCTCGTCCGTCTGCTCGGCACCGACGAGGAGATGCGCGGTTTCGACGACGCCCAGCTCGGCCGGGTGCTCGCCGCTACCGTCGCCAACGTGACCGTCACCGCCCACCGCGAGCCGCCCGTGTTCGACGGGGACCTGCTGCTGGTCGTGGCGACCGAGGACCTGCGGGAGTGGGCCGACCCCGCGCTGTGGACGCCGCACGTGCGCGGCGTCGAGAGGCACGAGTTCCCCGCCACGCACGAACAACTTCTGCACGCCGGCCACGGCGCCGCCATCGGCCGGCTCGTGGCCACCAGGATGAGTCAAGGAGAGAAGCGATGA